The following DNA comes from Cedecea neteri.
TAAGCTGGTCCAAACCACGGCAATCGGTGGTTTAGCTGCTGCAACTAGCGCCTTCTCACTTCCTTTTTCCAGGCTTGCTTTTGCCTCCCAACCGGATAACCCTGGTGGTGATGAGAAAGTAGTCTGGAGCGCCTGTACGGTAAACTGCGGCAGCCGCTGCCCGTTGCGTATGCATGTGGTGGATGGCGAAATTAAATATGTCGAAACCGATAACACCGGTGATGACGATTATGAAGGTTTACACCAGGTTCGGGCCTGCCTGCGTGGACGTTCCATGCGCCGTCGGGTCTATAATGCTGACCGCCTGAAATACCCGATGAAACGCGTTGGTGCGCGCGGAGAAGGGAAGTTCGAGCGCATCAGCTGGGATGAAGCGTTTGATACCATCGCCCACAGCATGCAGAGCATCATTAAAGAGCATGGTAACGAAGCTATTTATCTGAACTACGGTACCGGTACGCTGGGCGGAACCATGACGCGTTCCTGGCCGCCGGGTTCCACGCTGATTGCCCGCCTGATGAACTGCTGTGGGGGTTACCTCAATCATTACGGGGACTATTCCACCGCACAGATTGCCGCTGGTCTGAATTATACCTACGGTGGCTGGGCAGACGGCAACAGCCCATCCGATATTGAAAACAGCAAGCTGGTGGTGCTGTTCGGCAATAATCCGGGCGAAACGCGAATGAGCGGTGGCGGGGTGACTTATTATCTCGAGCAGGCTCGCCAAAAGTCCAATGCCCGAATGATCATCATTGACCCACGTTACACCGACACTGGTGCTGGCCGGGAAGACGAATGGATCCCTATTCGTCCTGGCACCGATGCGGCACTGATTTCCGCGCTGGCGTGGGTAATGATGGACGAAAACCTCGTGGATCAGGCTTTTCTGGACAAATACTGCGTTGGCTATGATGAAAAAACGCTCCCGGCAGGTGCGCCGCGCAATGGCCACTATAAAGCTTACATACTCGGCCAGGGAACAGACGGCGTTGCCAAAACACCTGAATGGGCTTCGCAGATAACCGGTATTCCGACCGATCGTATTATCAAGCTTGCCCGAGAGATTGGCAGCGCTAAACCGGCCTTTATCAGCCAGGGTTGGGGGCCGCAGCGTCACTCCAACGGCGAACTGGTTTCCCGCGCAATCGCCATGCTTTCTATTCTGACCGGTAACGTCGGTATTCAAGGGGGTAACAGCGGGGCGCGTGAAGGCTCTTATAGCCTGCCGTTTGTGCGAATGCCTACGCTGGAAAACCCGGTTCAAACCAGCATCTCCATGTTTATGTGGACCGACGCCATAGAGCGCGGCACGGAGATGACTGCCACCCGCGACGGAGTACGCGGCAAAGAGAAGCTCGATGTACCGATTAAAATGGTCTGGAACTATGCCGGGAATTGCCTGATTAACCAGCATTCTCAGATCAACCGCACGCACGACATTCTGCAGGATGATAAAAAATGCGAAATGATCGTGGTGATCGACAACCACATGACGTCCTCTGCGAAATACGCCGATATTCTTCTGCCAGATTGCACGGCCTCTGAGCAGATGGATTTCTGCCTCGATGCTTCCTGCGGCAACATGTCGTATGTGATTTTTGCCGAACAAGCCATCAAGCCGCGTTTTGAATGCAAAACCATCTATGAAATGACGACTGAACTGGCGAAACGTATGGGAGTGGAGCAGCGTTTCACGGAAGGACGGACCCAGGAAGGCTGGATGCGTCACCTGTATGCTCAATCTCAGGCTGCGATCCCTGAGCTACCTGGCTTTGATGAATTCCGCCAGTTGGGGATGTTTAAAAAGCGTGACCCGGAAGGACATCACGTCGCCTACAAAGCCTTCCGTGAAGATCCCCATGCCAACCCACTAACGACACCGTCGGGGAAAATTGAGATCTATTCCGCTCAGCTTGCAGATATTGCCGCCACCTGGGAACTGCCGGAAGGGGATGTCATCGACCCGCTGCCGGTGTATAGCTCAGGTTTTGAGAACGTTGGCGATCCGTTGGCGGAAAAATGGCCGCTGCAGCTGACCGGCTTCCATTACAAAGCGCGGACGCATTCAACCTATGGCAACGTTGACGTGCTGAAGGCGGCCTGTCGTCAGGAGATGTGGATCAACCCGCTGGATGCAAAACAGCGCGGCATCGCCAATGGTGATGAGGTCCGTATTTTTAACGATCGTGGGGAAGTACGCATTAACGCCAAAGTCACGCCACGCATCATTCCTGGCGTTGTCGCTTTAGGAGAAGGAGCCTGGTATAGCCCGGATGCCAACAAGGTAGACCGCGCGGGAAGCATCAACGTGCTGACCACTCAGCGCCCGTCACCGCTGGCAAAAGGCAATCCATCCCACAGTAACCTGGTTCAGGTTGAAAAGGCGTAAGGAGCAGTAAATGACAACCCAATATGGCTTTTATATCGACTCCAGCCGCTGCACCGGCTGCAAAACCTGCGAACTGGCGTGCAAGGATTTTAAGAACCTGAGTCCGGAAGTCAGCTATCGCCGCATTTATGAATATGCAGGCGGTAACTGGCAGGAAGATAACGGTGTTTTCCACCAGGATGTTTTCGCCTACTACCTTTCTATCTCCTGTAACCACTGTGAAGATCCGGCCTGTACTAAGGTCTGCCCGAGCGGCGCGATGCACAAGCGGGAAGATGGGTTTGTGGTGGTGAACGAAGAGGTTTGCATCGGTTGCCGCTACTGCCACATGGCATGCCCGTATGGTGCGCCGCAGTACAACGAAGAGAAAGGCCACATGACCAAGTGTGACGGCTGTTATGAGCGCGTCGCTGAGGGGAAAAAGCCGATTTGCGTGGAGTCCTGCCCGCTACGTGCGCTGGACTTGGCGCCTATCGATGAATTACGCCAAAAGTACGGTACTCAGGCCGCCATTGCTCCGCTGCCTGCAGCGCACTTCACAAAACCAAATATCGTGATTAAACCTAACGCCAACAGCCGCCCAAGTGGGGATACCAGCGGTTATCTGGCCAACCCGAAGGAGGTGTGAGATGGGAAACGGATGGCATGAATGGCCGCTGATGGTCTTTACGGTGTTAGGCCAGTGCGTTGCAGGTGGGTTTATCGTTATGGCCCTGGCGCTGTTGTATAGCATGAAGGACAGGGCGGTTCGCAAGCGCACCGAGTTGCTGATGGTGGTGCTGTGGATCCTGATGGGCATCGGCTTTATTGCCTCTATTTTGCATCTCGGGTCGCCGCTGCGAGCATTCAACTCATTGAACCGTCTCGGTAGCTCAGCGCTGAGTAATGAAATTGCCAGTGGATCGGTATTTTTTGCGGTGGGTGGTTTCTGGTGGCTTTTGACCGTGCTTGGCAAAATGCCTCAGACGCTCAGCAAAGTTTGGGCCGTAATCACCATGATTCTGGGTGTGGTGTTTGTCTGGATGATGAGTCGGGTTTATTTGATCGACACTGTCCCTACCTGGTTTAGCGTCTGGACGCCACTGAGCTTCTTCCTGACGATGTTCATCGGTGGCCCACTGCTGGGCTATTTGCTGCTTTCTGCAGCCGGGGTTAGCGGCTGGGGGATGCGTATATTGCCTGTCGTCTCGCTGCTAGCTTTGCTGGTTAGCATGGTTGTTGTGCTGATGCAGGGCATGGAGCTGGCAACGCTGCATAACTCTATTCAACAGGCATCTGCGCTGGTGCCGGAGTACGGTTCACTGATGGCCTGGCGGATGGTTCTGCTGGTGATTGCTCTGGTCGGCTGGATTGTACCGCAGCTGAAAGGCTACCGGCCTGGCGTCGGCTTGATGACGCTGGCGATGGTATTGGTGATTGCAGGCGAACTTATCGGTCGTGGCGTTTTCTATGGGCTGCATATGACGGTTGGTATGGCGATCGCGAGCTAACATTTCATCGAGTTATAAGCGCGTCTGTGGGCGCGCTTTTTCATGCTTTCAGATAAGAAAATCTCACC
Coding sequences within:
- a CDS encoding DMSO/selenate family reductase complex B subunit; the encoded protein is MTTQYGFYIDSSRCTGCKTCELACKDFKNLSPEVSYRRIYEYAGGNWQEDNGVFHQDVFAYYLSISCNHCEDPACTKVCPSGAMHKREDGFVVVNEEVCIGCRYCHMACPYGAPQYNEEKGHMTKCDGCYERVAEGKKPICVESCPLRALDLAPIDELRQKYGTQAAIAPLPAAHFTKPNIVIKPNANSRPSGDTSGYLANPKEV
- a CDS encoding dimethyl sulfoxide reductase anchor subunit family protein, whose translation is MGNGWHEWPLMVFTVLGQCVAGGFIVMALALLYSMKDRAVRKRTELLMVVLWILMGIGFIASILHLGSPLRAFNSLNRLGSSALSNEIASGSVFFAVGGFWWLLTVLGKMPQTLSKVWAVITMILGVVFVWMMSRVYLIDTVPTWFSVWTPLSFFLTMFIGGPLLGYLLLSAAGVSGWGMRILPVVSLLALLVSMVVVLMQGMELATLHNSIQQASALVPEYGSLMAWRMVLLVIALVGWIVPQLKGYRPGVGLMTLAMVLVIAGELIGRGVFYGLHMTVGMAIAS
- the dmsA gene encoding dimethylsulfoxide reductase subunit A translates to MTDKTPNAILAAEVSRRKLVQTTAIGGLAAATSAFSLPFSRLAFASQPDNPGGDEKVVWSACTVNCGSRCPLRMHVVDGEIKYVETDNTGDDDYEGLHQVRACLRGRSMRRRVYNADRLKYPMKRVGARGEGKFERISWDEAFDTIAHSMQSIIKEHGNEAIYLNYGTGTLGGTMTRSWPPGSTLIARLMNCCGGYLNHYGDYSTAQIAAGLNYTYGGWADGNSPSDIENSKLVVLFGNNPGETRMSGGGVTYYLEQARQKSNARMIIIDPRYTDTGAGREDEWIPIRPGTDAALISALAWVMMDENLVDQAFLDKYCVGYDEKTLPAGAPRNGHYKAYILGQGTDGVAKTPEWASQITGIPTDRIIKLAREIGSAKPAFISQGWGPQRHSNGELVSRAIAMLSILTGNVGIQGGNSGAREGSYSLPFVRMPTLENPVQTSISMFMWTDAIERGTEMTATRDGVRGKEKLDVPIKMVWNYAGNCLINQHSQINRTHDILQDDKKCEMIVVIDNHMTSSAKYADILLPDCTASEQMDFCLDASCGNMSYVIFAEQAIKPRFECKTIYEMTTELAKRMGVEQRFTEGRTQEGWMRHLYAQSQAAIPELPGFDEFRQLGMFKKRDPEGHHVAYKAFREDPHANPLTTPSGKIEIYSAQLADIAATWELPEGDVIDPLPVYSSGFENVGDPLAEKWPLQLTGFHYKARTHSTYGNVDVLKAACRQEMWINPLDAKQRGIANGDEVRIFNDRGEVRINAKVTPRIIPGVVALGEGAWYSPDANKVDRAGSINVLTTQRPSPLAKGNPSHSNLVQVEKA